A single window of Nocardia sp. NBC_01327 DNA harbors:
- the dnaE gene encoding DNA polymerase III subunit alpha: MSGSFVHLHNHTEYSMLDGAAKITPLFKEAQRLDMTAVGMTDHGNMYGASEFYNSAKKQGIKPIIGIEAYIAPESRFNTKRVRWGDPSQKSDDISGSGAYTHMTMVAENATGLRNLFKLSSLASIEGQLGKWARMDADIIAEHAAGIIATTGCPSGEVQTRLRLGQEREALEAAAKWQEIFGPENFFLEVMDHGLSIETRVREGLLMVGRELGIPPLATNDCHYVHETDSANHEALLCIQTGKTLSDPTRFKFDGSGYYLKSAAEMRAIWDAEVPGACDNTVLIGERVQSYDEVWEHRDRMPIFPVPEGETQGSWLRHEVMKGLDRRFPRGIPPEYIPRADFELDVIIEMGFPAYFLIVADLITYARSVGIHVGPGRGSAAGSLVAYSMGITNIDPIPHGLLFERFLNPERVSMPDIDIDFDDRRRGEMVRYATDKWGSDRVAQVITFGTIKTKAALKDSARVQFGQPGFAIADQISKALPPPIMAKDIPLSGIMDPEHERYKEAAEVRELINTNPDVNKIYETARGLEGLIRNAGVHACAVIMSSEPLTDAIPVWKRAQDGAIITGWDYPSCEAIGLLKMDFLGLRNLTVIGDALVNMKNNRGIDLDLDTLPLEDAPTYELLARGDTLGVFQLDGGAMRDLLRRMQPTGFDDIVAVLALYRPGPMGMNAHNDYADRKNGRQEVKPIHPELEEPLKVILGDTYGLIVYQEQIMQIAQKVAGYSLGRADILRRAMGKKKASVLEAEFEGFEAGMLANGFSKPAIKALWDTILPFAGYAFNKSHAAGYGLVSFWTAYLKANYPAEYMAGLLTSVGDDKDKAAIYLADCRRLGIQVLPPDVNESEVEFASVGGDIRFGMGAVRNVGAAVVGSIITARKEKSKFTDFSDYLNKVDAAACSKKVIESLIKAGAFDSLGHPRKGLLLIHSDAIDAVMSTKKAEAIGQFDLFGGLDDDDSMASVFNVKVPDEEWETKHKLALEREMLGLYVSGHPLNGVEHVLAAQSDTQIPTILEGDVKDGQQVTIGGIFASVTRRVNKNGLAWASAQLEDLSGGIEVLFFPQSYSVYGMDVTEDAIVLVKARVSARDDRISLIANDLIVPDLSSIGVDKPMSVIIPTRLCTPDKIGALKRVLSSHPGTADVHIRHVGSRERTTLLKVADNLRVSPSSALMGDLKALLGPGCLAG; this comes from the coding sequence GTGTCGGGATCATTCGTTCACCTCCATAACCACACCGAGTACTCGATGCTCGATGGCGCGGCGAAGATCACGCCACTGTTCAAAGAGGCGCAACGGCTGGACATGACCGCCGTCGGCATGACCGACCACGGAAACATGTACGGCGCTTCGGAGTTCTACAACTCCGCCAAGAAGCAGGGCATCAAGCCGATCATCGGCATCGAGGCCTACATCGCGCCCGAGTCCCGCTTCAACACCAAGCGTGTGCGCTGGGGCGACCCGTCGCAGAAGAGCGATGACATCTCCGGTTCGGGCGCCTACACCCATATGACCATGGTCGCGGAGAACGCGACCGGTCTGCGGAACCTCTTCAAACTGTCCTCGCTGGCCTCGATCGAGGGCCAGCTCGGCAAGTGGGCGCGTATGGACGCCGACATCATCGCCGAGCACGCGGCGGGCATCATCGCCACCACCGGCTGCCCCTCCGGCGAGGTGCAGACGCGTCTGCGCCTGGGCCAGGAGCGCGAGGCGCTGGAGGCTGCGGCGAAGTGGCAGGAGATCTTCGGCCCGGAGAACTTCTTCCTCGAGGTCATGGACCACGGCCTGTCCATCGAGACCCGGGTCCGCGAGGGTCTGCTCATGGTCGGCCGCGAGCTGGGCATCCCGCCGCTGGCCACCAACGACTGCCACTACGTGCACGAAACAGACTCCGCCAACCATGAAGCGCTGCTGTGCATCCAGACCGGTAAGACGCTCTCCGATCCCACCCGGTTCAAGTTCGACGGCAGCGGCTACTACCTCAAGTCCGCCGCGGAGATGCGCGCCATCTGGGACGCGGAAGTCCCTGGGGCCTGCGACAATACGGTCCTCATCGGTGAGCGCGTGCAGTCCTACGACGAGGTGTGGGAGCACCGCGACCGCATGCCCATCTTCCCGGTGCCCGAGGGCGAGACCCAGGGCAGCTGGCTGCGGCACGAGGTCATGAAGGGCCTGGATCGCCGGTTCCCGAGAGGTATTCCGCCGGAGTACATTCCGCGTGCCGACTTCGAGCTCGACGTCATTATCGAAATGGGCTTCCCGGCCTACTTCCTCATCGTCGCCGACCTCATCACCTATGCCCGCTCGGTCGGCATCCACGTCGGACCGGGCCGTGGTTCGGCCGCCGGTTCGCTGGTCGCCTACTCCATGGGCATCACCAATATCGACCCGATTCCGCACGGGCTGCTCTTCGAGCGCTTCCTCAATCCCGAGCGCGTATCCATGCCCGATATCGATATCGACTTCGATGATCGCCGCCGCGGTGAAATGGTCCGCTACGCCACCGATAAGTGGGGCAGCGACCGGGTCGCGCAGGTCATCACCTTCGGTACCATTAAAACCAAAGCGGCGCTGAAGGATTCGGCCCGCGTGCAGTTCGGCCAGCCGGGTTTCGCCATCGCGGACCAGATTTCGAAGGCGCTGCCGCCGCCGATCATGGCCAAGGACATTCCGCTCTCGGGCATCATGGATCCCGAGCACGAGCGGTACAAAGAGGCCGCCGAGGTCCGGGAGCTCATCAATACCAACCCGGATGTCAACAAGATCTACGAGACCGCCCGCGGCCTCGAGGGCCTGATCCGCAATGCCGGCGTGCACGCCTGCGCGGTCATCATGTCCAGCGAGCCGCTCACCGACGCGATCCCGGTCTGGAAGCGCGCGCAGGACGGCGCCATCATCACCGGCTGGGATTACCCGTCGTGTGAGGCCATCGGCCTGTTGAAGATGGACTTCCTGGGCCTGCGCAACCTCACCGTCATCGGTGACGCGCTGGTCAATATGAAGAACAACCGCGGCATCGATCTCGACCTGGACACGCTGCCGCTGGAAGATGCGCCGACCTACGAATTGCTCGCGCGCGGTGACACTCTCGGTGTCTTCCAGCTCGACGGCGGCGCCATGCGCGATCTGCTGCGCCGCATGCAGCCCACCGGCTTCGACGATATCGTCGCCGTGCTCGCGCTGTACCGCCCCGGCCCCATGGGCATGAACGCCCACAACGACTACGCCGACCGTAAGAATGGGCGGCAAGAGGTCAAGCCCATCCATCCGGAGCTCGAAGAGCCCCTGAAGGTCATTCTGGGCGATACCTACGGCCTGATCGTCTATCAGGAACAGATCATGCAGATCGCGCAGAAGGTCGCCGGGTACTCCCTCGGCCGAGCCGATATTCTGCGCCGCGCCATGGGTAAGAAGAAGGCCTCGGTCCTGGAGGCCGAATTCGAGGGCTTCGAAGCGGGCATGCTGGCCAATGGCTTCTCCAAGCCGGCCATCAAGGCGCTGTGGGACACCATTCTTCCGTTCGCCGGTTACGCGTTCAATAAATCGCATGCCGCCGGCTACGGCCTGGTCTCCTTCTGGACCGCGTACCTCAAGGCCAACTATCCGGCCGAGTACATGGCCGGTCTGCTCACCTCCGTCGGTGACGACAAGGACAAGGCCGCCATCTATCTGGCCGACTGCCGCCGCCTCGGCATCCAGGTGCTGCCGCCCGATGTCAACGAGTCCGAGGTCGAATTCGCTTCCGTCGGCGGCGATATCCGCTTCGGTATGGGCGCGGTCCGCAATGTGGGCGCGGCCGTGGTGGGTTCGATCATCACCGCGCGCAAGGAGAAGTCGAAGTTCACCGATTTCTCCGACTACCTGAACAAGGTCGATGCCGCCGCCTGCTCCAAGAAGGTCATCGAATCTCTCATCAAGGCAGGCGCTTTCGACTCGCTCGGGCATCCGCGCAAGGGCCTGCTGCTGATCCACTCCGATGCCATCGACGCGGTCATGTCCACCAAGAAGGCCGAGGCCATCGGCCAGTTCGACCTCTTCGGCGGCTTGGACGACGATGACTCGATGGCGAGCGTCTTCAATGTGAAGGTGCCCGACGAGGAGTGGGAGACCAAGCACAAGCTGGCCCTCGAGCGGGAAATGCTGGGCCTGTACGTCTCCGGGCATCCGCTCAACGGCGTCGAGCATGTGCTTGCGGCACAGTCGGATACACAGATCCCGACCATTCTGGAAGGTGACGTCAAGGACGGCCAGCAGGTCACCATCGGCGGCATCTTCGCCAGCGTCACCCGCCGCGTCAACAAGAACGGCCTGGCGTGGGCCTCGGCGCAGCTCGAGGACCTCAGCGGTGGTATCGAGGTGCTGTTCTTCCCGCAGTCCTATTCGGTCTACGGCATGGATGTCACCGAGGACGCCATCGTCCTGGTCAAGGCCCGCGTCTCCGCGCGCGACGACCGCATCTCGCTGATCGCGAACGACCTTATCGTGCCGGATCTTTCGTCCATCGGCGTGGACAAGCCGATGTCGGTGATCATCCCGACCCGGCTGTGCACCCCGGACAAGATCGGCGCGCTCAAGCGGGTCCTGAGTAGCCATCCCGGCACCGCCGACGTCCACATCCGGCACGTCGGCTCCCGCGAGCGCACCACCCTCCTGAAGGTCGCGGACAACCTGCGAGTGTCGCCGTCCTCGGCCTTGATGGGCGACCTCAAGGCGTTGCTCGGCCCCGGCTGCCTCGCGGGCTAG
- a CDS encoding DMT family transporter, whose amino-acid sequence MSGLPLGAVICAFVAALLFAVSAVAQQQAASEVPDGDALLRSLIRSPRWWAGMIGDGGGFAFQVAALAMGSVLIVQPILVSALVFALPLAARYSGRKTTPAMWLTALALSMALAVFLIVGDPTPGLTHARLHRWVLPLLVIFLLVAAALVVSRMAKTSALRALMLGAAGGTLVGVSAALTEYVTQLFERSVGHALTSWELYLLIATGLCGVYLQQVGYQAGSLAACLPAFTVAEPLVAAFVGITVLDERLRSGPIGTVFVLIAVVTMCVAAVVLSRAQVGDPLENLDPEPVSQRSQ is encoded by the coding sequence TGGACTACCTCTCGGTGCTGTGATCTGTGCCTTCGTGGCGGCCCTGCTGTTCGCGGTCTCCGCCGTGGCGCAGCAGCAGGCCGCCTCCGAAGTGCCCGACGGCGATGCCCTCCTGCGCTCGCTCATCCGCAGCCCGCGGTGGTGGGCCGGAATGATCGGCGACGGAGGCGGATTCGCCTTCCAGGTCGCGGCGCTGGCCATGGGGTCGGTGCTCATCGTGCAGCCGATCCTGGTGAGCGCCCTGGTTTTCGCGCTGCCGCTGGCCGCGCGCTACAGCGGCCGCAAGACCACCCCGGCCATGTGGCTGACGGCACTGGCGCTGTCGATGGCGCTGGCCGTCTTCCTCATTGTGGGCGATCCCACCCCGGGCCTCACCCATGCCCGGCTGCACCGCTGGGTGCTGCCGCTGCTGGTGATCTTCCTGCTGGTCGCGGCGGCGCTGGTGGTCTCCCGCATGGCGAAAACCTCTGCGCTGCGCGCACTTATGCTCGGTGCGGCGGGCGGCACCCTGGTGGGCGTCTCGGCGGCGCTGACCGAGTACGTGACCCAGCTGTTCGAGCGGAGCGTCGGCCACGCCCTCACCAGCTGGGAGCTGTACCTGCTGATCGCCACCGGACTCTGCGGCGTCTATCTCCAGCAGGTCGGCTATCAGGCCGGTTCGCTGGCGGCCTGCCTCCCCGCCTTTACAGTCGCCGAACCGCTGGTCGCGGCTTTCGTCGGCATCACCGTGCTCGATGAGCGGCTGCGAAGCGGACCGATCGGCACGGTGTTTGTCCTGATTGCCGTGGTCACCATGTGTGTCGCCGCCGTGGTACTGTCCCGCGCTCAAGTGGGCGACCCGCTCGAAAACCTCGATCCGGAGCCGGTTTCCCAGCGCTCGCAGTGA